In the genome of Candidatus Hydrogenedentota bacterium, one region contains:
- the fliR gene encoding flagellar biosynthetic protein FliR, protein MAELEYFKLFVLVLARFSGLVVSAPVLGSANFPMMAKAGFSALAALVITPTLLPFTTTLPNAPLAFALLGAGEFLIGVILGFIMTLIFAAIQLAGQVIDLQTGFGMMNVFNPALETQFPIFGFFLFILGVLYLLVINGHHLMIRALVATYDHVPVGGFAARPALLLDAARLGQGMFADGLALGAPLAAAMLLAYLTMGLLMRVVPQIHMFVVGFPLTIAIGLVLLALSIGVYLAALDGLFHQMFRDVDELIRAMG, encoded by the coding sequence ATGGCTGAGTTGGAATACTTCAAGTTGTTTGTGCTGGTGCTGGCGCGATTCAGCGGTCTGGTTGTGAGCGCGCCGGTGCTGGGTTCGGCCAATTTTCCCATGATGGCGAAAGCGGGTTTTTCGGCCTTGGCCGCACTGGTGATCACCCCGACGCTATTGCCGTTCACGACAACGCTGCCGAATGCTCCGCTCGCATTCGCGCTGCTCGGCGCCGGCGAATTCCTGATCGGGGTCATCCTGGGTTTCATCATGACGCTGATATTCGCCGCAATCCAGCTGGCGGGGCAGGTCATCGACCTGCAAACCGGCTTTGGCATGATGAACGTTTTCAATCCCGCGCTTGAAACGCAGTTTCCCATCTTCGGTTTCTTCCTGTTCATATTGGGTGTGCTTTACCTGCTTGTAATCAACGGGCATCACCTGATGATCCGCGCGCTCGTGGCCACGTATGACCATGTGCCGGTAGGCGGTTTCGCGGCGCGGCCGGCGCTGCTCCTGGATGCGGCGCGTCTCGGCCAGGGCATGTTCGCCGACGGGCTTGCGCTGGGTGCGCCGCTCGCGGCCGCAATGCTGCTCGCCTACCTGACGATGGGCTTGCTCATGCGCGTGGTGCCCCAGATTCACATGTTCGTGGTGGGCTTTCCCCTGACCATCGCGATTGGCCTTGTGTTGCTGGCGCTGTCGATCGGCGTGTATCTCGCGGCCCTGGACGGCCTCTTCCACCAGATGTTCCGCGATGTGGACGAGCTGATCCGCGCCATGGGATAG
- the fliQ gene encoding flagellar biosynthesis protein FliQ: MTIDDVTYIGQQAMVVTLLASAPMLIAGMVVGLVISVLQSVTQIQEITLTFVPKIVAVMVVFVIFLPFSTDVLLDFVRELFGGISTIVSAR, encoded by the coding sequence ATGACGATAGACGATGTCACCTATATCGGACAACAGGCGATGGTCGTCACCCTGTTGGCCTCTGCGCCGATGCTGATCGCGGGCATGGTGGTCGGTCTGGTCATCAGCGTGCTCCAGTCGGTGACGCAGATACAGGAGATTACGCTGACGTTCGTGCCGAAAATCGTCGCGGTGATGGTGGTGTTCGTTATCTTCTTGCCGTTCTCTACGGATGTGCTGCTGGATTTCGTGCGTGAGCTGTTCGGCGGTATAAGCACGATCGTTAGCGCGCGTTGA
- the flhB gene encoding flagellar biosynthesis protein FlhB — protein MPDDTGGERNIPATPRRRERAREEGTVARSQDLSSAWALFVALLAMLLLGPGMLDTLGEAGRIFLGRTEEFLSGRTELDTLAWQAMLLLFRGVLPFMGVLLVAGLAINLLQVGFIFTAKPLVPKFERINPVSGFRKFFTARTFVELVKSIAKLLFIGAIAWFTLSSRTRDMVLLMLLAPGELVDAIGALIFALWWRVVAGMAVIGLLDLGFQRWQHEKDLRMTQREFREEMKEMEGDPLIRRRVRQLQRQMAMQRMMTEVPKADVIITNPTEYAVALRYVMNEMDAPVVVAKGARLIAQRIRDLAIAHDVPIVERPDLARTLYRTVEIGQAIPEALFRAVAEVLTFVYRIDRRVERVREREAALRNARAAV, from the coding sequence ATGCCCGACGACACCGGCGGCGAGCGCAACATACCCGCGACCCCGCGGCGGCGCGAACGCGCGCGCGAGGAAGGCACCGTTGCGCGCAGCCAGGACCTGAGTTCCGCGTGGGCGCTGTTCGTGGCGCTGCTCGCGATGTTGTTGCTCGGTCCCGGCATGCTGGACACGCTTGGAGAAGCGGGGCGAATCTTTCTCGGCCGGACGGAGGAGTTTCTGTCGGGCCGCACGGAGCTGGACACGCTGGCTTGGCAGGCGATGCTCCTGCTGTTCCGGGGCGTGCTTCCCTTCATGGGGGTGCTCCTTGTGGCGGGCCTGGCGATCAACCTGCTGCAAGTCGGGTTTATTTTCACGGCGAAGCCGCTGGTCCCCAAGTTCGAACGGATCAACCCTGTTTCGGGCTTTCGGAAGTTCTTCACGGCGAGGACCTTCGTGGAACTCGTCAAGTCCATCGCGAAGTTGCTGTTCATCGGCGCGATTGCCTGGTTTACGCTGAGTTCCCGCACGCGTGACATGGTCCTGCTGATGCTGCTCGCACCGGGCGAACTCGTGGACGCGATCGGTGCTCTCATCTTCGCGCTGTGGTGGCGGGTCGTTGCCGGCATGGCCGTGATCGGCCTGCTCGACCTCGGGTTCCAGCGCTGGCAGCATGAAAAGGATCTCCGCATGACGCAACGCGAGTTCCGCGAGGAAATGAAGGAGATGGAGGGCGATCCGCTCATCCGCAGGCGCGTCCGGCAATTGCAGCGGCAAATGGCCATGCAGCGCATGATGACCGAGGTACCCAAGGCCGACGTGATCATTACGAACCCGACGGAGTACGCCGTTGCGCTGCGTTATGTCATGAACGAAATGGACGCGCCCGTCGTTGTTGCGAAAGGCGCGCGGCTCATCGCACAGCGCATCCGCGACCTCGCCATCGCGCACGACGTGCCCATCGTCGAACGGCCCGACCTCGCCCGCACGCTGTACCGCACCGTGGAAATCGGACAGGCCATTCCCGAGGCGCTGTTCCGCGCCGTGGCGGAGGTGCTGACGTTCGTTTATCGTATCGACCGGCGCGTCGAGCGCGTCCGGGAACGCGAAGCGGCTCTGCGCAACGCGCGCGCGGCGGTCTAA
- the ubiE gene encoding bifunctional demethylmenaquinone methyltransferase/2-methoxy-6-polyprenyl-1,4-benzoquinol methylase UbiE, producing the protein MSTAQGGPDRGRAPEMFDRIAPRYDCLNRLLSLRRDVAWRKCMAQQLPAGGALRLLDLATGTGDVLLSLCAREPRVTTAVGLDISGGMLARARVKVARARPAAACALVRGDATRLGLRDASFDAVTIAFGIRNVTNVDVALREMRRVLRPGGRALVLEFSLPAHALVRVAYLLYFRHVLPRIGGLISGDFQAYRYLNETVETFPFAAAFCALMTGAGFRDVRAIPLTFGIATLYLGAA; encoded by the coding sequence ATGAGTACAGCACAAGGAGGGCCGGACCGGGGGCGCGCCCCGGAGATGTTCGACCGGATTGCGCCGCGCTATGACTGCCTGAACCGGCTCTTGTCGTTGCGCCGCGACGTGGCTTGGCGCAAATGCATGGCGCAACAACTTCCTGCAGGCGGCGCGCTGCGCCTGCTCGACCTTGCCACCGGTACGGGGGATGTCCTGCTCTCGCTGTGCGCGCGGGAGCCGCGCGTGACCACCGCCGTCGGGCTGGACATATCCGGCGGGATGCTTGCCCGCGCCCGGGTCAAGGTCGCGCGCGCGCGTCCGGCGGCCGCGTGCGCGCTGGTGCGCGGCGACGCGACGCGGCTCGGCCTGCGCGACGCGTCCTTCGATGCGGTGACGATCGCGTTCGGCATCCGCAACGTGACGAACGTTGATGTCGCACTGCGCGAAATGCGGCGCGTGCTGCGTCCGGGCGGCCGCGCGCTCGTGCTCGAGTTTTCACTGCCCGCGCATGCGCTGGTGCGCGTCGCGTATCTGCTCTACTTCCGCCACGTGTTGCCACGCATCGGCGGACTCATCTCCGGCGACTTCCAGGCGTACCGCTATCTCAACGAGACCGTCGAGACGTTCCCTTTCGCCGCCGCGTTCTGCGCGTTGATGACGGGCGCGGGCTTCCGTGATGTCCGCGCGATTCCTCTCACGTTCGGCATCGCCACGTTGTATCTTGGCGCGGCGTAG